Proteins found in one Nostoc sp. NIES-3756 genomic segment:
- a CDS encoding two-partner secretion domain-containing protein, translating into MKAKYQFNKCWQWVIAGCFETILLTIFHPKTIAQSYIVPDNTLGAESTEIITNFRDLPIEAITGGAIRGINLFHSFQDFNISVGRGAYFFIPDANIQNILARVTGNNRSEILGTLGTFGSSQPNLYLMNPNGIIFGKNASLNIGGSFVATTANAIQFPNDAEFSLTSSVAPENTLLSVNPTAFLFNQIANQGINSIENRGTLQVPNNKSIILLGGNVAPTANATGQILMDGGSLGVLSGRVEIGGLNAPGSVGINVDGNNLSLNFPENVARTSISLINNSSVFAFGAGGGNIVVNANNLSLVNSSAFFAGILANQGSPETKAGDISVNATGIVTLDQDSRIGNSAIGIGNSGNINIVGQSLQLINGSSILSLATQGDSGIINIKVDDTVSLSGRGSALSDGTFSTSGIVSSVFPSNFSSSSLQQNLLGTPTRGRSGGINIEAKNLILADNAFISATNFLADNSGNIKIQATSSIILDTAAIFSNTNGKGNAGNLFINTNYLSLSNLSQISTSTFGIGKAGDISITAPNISVDNSFISASAFSFPGIIGNVGNAGNIDIETQRISLTNSGNITSSSTEPEQGEIIGSGGNINIKATELIEIDTKGAREIITGLVARTLSSNRAGDINLNTKNLIVRDGGYIRVEAANNLGGNAGNITINASGSVELISSNANFRSLIATGVESAKENIIAVGNGGDLTINTKNLQLTNAAIAAATLGKGNAGNINILSRDKVTIDNGVINSRVGAGAVGNAGDINIQTRQLTLINGGEVDTLIAESDGVVPAGQGKGGRIFINATDAVTISGADADGLISAILTETQAGAFGQGGDIIVNTDYLLVSDNGVISALTENDSNAGNIIINARIFEALNGGFLVTGSLSSGKAGDITINAKDKITIFSNTDLNDTTGLFAGTSFSGNGGNISLFTTDFNLLANNSNLPVPVTVSTRSQGQGIAGNINIVAKGNYNANNGLVSARSEQAGGGNIDITARNINLRNNSDIRTDLSSGNAKGGNIFLTADTIIALEDSDILAFASEGQGGDITFNTRAVFSDSLYNSKQTAPDRNSLQSLINNGRSDINASGSISGNIIGVPDTSFIQNSLTELQNNPIDTNALIANSCIARSPKQEGSFIISGTGGLPTRPGEVAGSSYPTGDVQSVTNSSAAGTWKKGDRIVEPQGVYKLANGDLVMSRECS; encoded by the coding sequence ATGAAGGCTAAATATCAATTCAATAAATGCTGGCAATGGGTAATTGCGGGTTGCTTTGAAACCATATTATTAACTATATTTCACCCCAAAACTATTGCCCAAAGCTATATTGTACCAGATAACACATTAGGAGCAGAATCTACAGAGATTATAACCAATTTTCGTGATTTGCCAATAGAAGCAATTACTGGTGGTGCAATCCGTGGTATTAATTTGTTTCACAGCTTTCAAGACTTTAATATTAGTGTGGGCAGAGGAGCTTATTTTTTTATCCCTGATGCCAATATTCAAAATATTCTGGCAAGGGTAACAGGTAATAATCGTTCAGAAATTTTAGGAACGCTGGGTACATTTGGATCGTCACAACCTAATTTATATTTGATGAATCCCAATGGCATTATTTTTGGTAAAAATGCCAGCTTGAATATTGGTGGTTCTTTTGTAGCTACTACAGCCAATGCTATCCAATTCCCTAATGATGCTGAATTTTCTTTAACTTCATCAGTTGCACCAGAAAATACATTACTCAGCGTTAATCCTACAGCCTTTTTATTTAATCAAATTGCTAATCAAGGTATAAATTCTATTGAAAATCGTGGGACTTTACAAGTCCCTAATAATAAAAGTATAATTCTACTTGGTGGTAATGTTGCACCTACAGCTAATGCCACTGGGCAAATTTTGATGGATGGTGGAAGTCTAGGAGTATTAAGTGGTAGGGTAGAAATAGGTGGGCTAAATGCACCTGGAAGTGTAGGAATAAACGTTGATGGTAATAATTTAAGTTTAAACTTTCCTGAAAATGTAGCCAGAACAAGCATTTCTCTAATTAATAATAGTTCAGTTTTTGCTTTTGGTGCTGGTGGTGGTAATATTGTAGTTAATGCTAATAATTTGAGTTTAGTAAATTCTAGTGCCTTCTTTGCCGGAATACTAGCAAATCAAGGAAGCCCTGAAACTAAAGCAGGTGATATTTCCGTTAATGCTACTGGAATTGTCACCCTAGATCAAGATAGTAGAATTGGAAATTCGGCTATAGGAATTGGGAATAGTGGCAATATCAACATTGTTGGTCAATCGCTACAATTGATAAATGGTAGTTCGATTCTGTCACTTGCCACACAAGGTGATTCAGGAATAATTAATATTAAAGTTGATGATACGGTTTCTCTTTCAGGCAGGGGTTCTGCTCTTTCTGATGGAACTTTCTCTACTAGTGGAATTGTTAGTAGTGTTTTTCCCAGTAATTTCTCTTCTTCTTCCTTACAACAAAACCTTTTAGGGACACCTACTCGTGGCAGAAGTGGTGGCATTAATATTGAAGCAAAAAATCTTATCCTGGCAGATAATGCTTTTATTAGTGCGACTAATTTCTTAGCGGATAATTCTGGAAATATTAAAATACAAGCTACTAGTTCAATTATTTTGGATACAGCAGCAATATTTTCTAATACTAATGGAAAAGGGAATGCAGGGAACTTATTTATTAATACTAACTATTTATCTTTAAGTAACTTATCTCAAATATCTACTAGTACATTTGGGATTGGTAAGGCTGGTGATATTAGTATTACCGCTCCCAATATTAGTGTAGATAACTCTTTTATTAGCGCAAGTGCATTTTCTTTTCCAGGCATTATAGGTAATGTAGGTAATGCTGGAAATATCGATATTGAAACCCAAAGAATTAGTTTAACAAATAGTGGTAATATTACATCTAGTTCTACTGAACCAGAACAAGGAGAAATAATCGGTTCTGGCGGGAATATTAATATTAAAGCTACTGAATTAATAGAAATAGATACAAAAGGTGCAAGAGAGATAATTACAGGTTTAGTAGCTAGAACTTTAAGTAGTAATCGTGCTGGTGACATAAATTTAAACACAAAAAACTTAATTGTTAGAGATGGCGGCTATATTAGGGTAGAGGCTGCTAATAATTTAGGAGGTAATGCGGGTAATATTACTATTAACGCATCAGGTTCTGTTGAATTAATTAGCTCCAATGCTAATTTTCGCAGCCTTATAGCTACAGGAGTTGAATCTGCCAAAGAGAATATAATTGCTGTAGGTAATGGTGGTGATTTAACAATTAATACTAAAAATTTACAGCTAACCAACGCAGCTATAGCAGCCGCAACATTGGGTAAAGGTAATGCAGGTAATATTAATATACTCAGTCGTGATAAAGTGACAATTGACAATGGGGTTATAAATAGCAGAGTTGGTGCTGGCGCAGTTGGAAATGCTGGAGATATTAATATTCAGACACGCCAGTTAACATTAATTAATGGTGGTGAAGTAGATACTCTAATTGCTGAATCAGATGGAGTTGTTCCGGCTGGACAAGGTAAAGGCGGAAGAATTTTTATCAATGCTACGGATGCAGTTACTATCTCAGGCGCTGATGCTGATGGTTTAATAAGTGCAATATTGACTGAAACTCAAGCGGGAGCATTTGGTCAAGGCGGAGATATCATTGTCAATACAGATTATTTGCTTGTATCAGACAATGGTGTTATATCAGCACTAACAGAAAATGATAGTAATGCGGGTAATATAATTATCAATGCTCGTATATTTGAGGCGTTAAATGGTGGCTTTTTGGTGACAGGAAGTTTGAGTAGTGGTAAAGCTGGTGATATTACTATTAATGCTAAAGATAAAATTACTATTTTTAGTAATACTGACTTAAATGATACTACTGGTTTGTTTGCAGGTACGAGTTTCAGTGGAAATGGTGGGAATATATCTTTATTTACCACTGACTTTAACTTATTAGCAAATAATTCTAACTTGCCAGTTCCCGTTACTGTTTCTACACGTAGTCAAGGACAAGGTATTGCAGGAAATATTAATATTGTTGCTAAAGGTAATTACAACGCTAATAATGGTTTAGTCAGCGCTAGGTCGGAACAAGCAGGCGGTGGAAATATTGATATCACTGCTAGAAATATCAACTTGCGTAATAACAGCGACATCCGCACAGATTTATCTAGTGGTAATGCTAAAGGCGGCAATATTTTCCTAACCGCAGACACCATTATTGCTTTAGAAGATAGTGATATTCTCGCCTTTGCATCGGAGGGACAAGGCGGCGACATTACATTTAACACCCGCGCTGTATTTAGTGATTCTCTCTATAACTCTAAACAAACAGCACCTGATAGAAATAGCCTCCAGTCACTTATAAATAATGGTCGCTCTGATATTAATGCCAGTGGTTCAATTTCTGGCAATATCATTGGTGTGCCTGATACTAGTTTTATTCAGAACAGCTTAACAGAATTACAAAACAATCCCATTGATACTAACGCCCTCATTGCCAATAGTTGCATTGCTCGTAGCCCCAAGCAAGAAGGGAGTTTTATTATTAGTGGGACTGGTGGTTTACCAACTCGTCCTGGTGAAGTTGCAGGTTCTAGCTATCCTACAGGTGATGTGCAGAGTGTAACGAATAGTAGTGCGGCTGGTACATGGAAAAAAGGCGATCGCATTGTGGAACCCCAAGGAGTGTATAAACTAGCAAATGGGGATTTGGTGATGAGTCGTGAGTGTAGTTGA
- a CDS encoding S-layer protein → MREKILATLILIATSGIFSAVHAQEPTKDEPKQSTQVIDACLQNRAETLPNPFSDVPENHWAFKAVMTMHYCGAFRQATPPQLFHKLPPTESQQQPKPES, encoded by the coding sequence ATGCGTGAGAAAATTTTAGCAACCTTGATATTAATAGCTACTTCTGGGATATTTTCTGCGGTACATGCTCAAGAACCTACGAAGGATGAGCCAAAACAATCAACACAAGTGATTGATGCTTGTCTGCAAAATAGAGCAGAGACTTTACCTAATCCTTTTAGTGATGTACCGGAAAATCATTGGGCTTTTAAAGCAGTCATGACGATGCACTATTGCGGAGCATTCCGACAAGCAACACCGCCGCAATTATTCCATAAATTACCACCAACCGAAAGTCAGCAGCAACCAAAACCAGAAAGTTAA
- a CDS encoding ShlB/FhaC/HecB family hemolysin secretion/activation protein, with amino-acid sequence MSYSLFILLTLVNFPRITLAQSIPPSGVSIPPSVPDTVDQTIPKPTPSPTTPTPPQPTPPQPTAPILDSPTVPAPSNITPSNESFLVKKVEVIGATVLQNEIAALIKPLENSQVTFADLLKLRGDITQLYINNGYITSGAFLPNNQNLTAGVVKIQVVEGELEKIEISGLRSLQSVYVRSRLAKATTTPLNRQRLEAALQLLQLDPIIERVNAELTAGSTPGSNILQVQITEAPAFGGGVFIANNQSPSIGSTQIGGFINHDNLLGFGDRLTAEYAVTEGLNLYDISYTIPLNGNNDTFSFRLNNGDSRIVTADFRDLKIRSETQTYSVNYRRPLYRQPQTELAFSVGLDLRRSQTYLLDNIPFSFSPGAENGESKVTAIRFSQDWVQRDSTKVLAARSQFSLGIGAFDATVNDTGTDGRFLSWLGQFQWVQLLSSRTLLVTRVNAQLTPDSLLSLEKFSIGGVDTVRGYTQNKLVADNGFTTSVELRTPLLANSNALQIAPFFDIGTVWNSRSPNVRSQTISSFGLGLLWQPSRNLNLRLDYGIPLTDVNDKGDTLQDNGFTFSLRYQAF; translated from the coding sequence ATTAGCTACAGCCTATTTATACTGCTCACTCTGGTTAACTTTCCACGGATTACTCTTGCTCAATCAATTCCACCATCAGGAGTTAGTATTCCCCCCAGTGTCCCAGATACTGTAGACCAAACTATTCCTAAACCCACACCTTCACCTACTACGCCTACTCCCCCTCAGCCTACTCCCCCTCAGCCGACTGCGCCTATTCTGGATTCTCCTACTGTACCAGCACCATCTAATATCACTCCTAGCAATGAAAGTTTTTTAGTCAAAAAAGTGGAAGTTATTGGTGCTACAGTCCTCCAGAATGAAATAGCTGCTTTAATTAAACCCTTGGAGAACAGTCAAGTTACTTTTGCAGACTTACTCAAATTACGTGGAGATATTACTCAACTTTACATCAACAATGGTTACATCACTAGTGGGGCATTTTTGCCCAATAACCAAAATCTCACGGCTGGGGTGGTGAAAATTCAAGTGGTGGAAGGGGAATTAGAGAAAATCGAGATATCTGGTTTGAGGAGTCTGCAATCAGTATACGTGCGCTCACGCCTTGCTAAAGCCACTACCACACCATTAAATCGACAGCGTTTAGAAGCAGCACTGCAACTATTACAACTCGATCCCATAATTGAGCGGGTAAATGCTGAGTTAACCGCAGGTAGCACTCCTGGTAGTAATATCTTACAAGTGCAAATTACCGAAGCACCTGCATTTGGTGGGGGAGTATTCATTGCCAATAATCAAAGTCCCAGTATTGGTTCGACGCAGATAGGGGGATTTATTAACCATGATAACTTGCTGGGGTTTGGCGATCGCTTAACGGCTGAATATGCAGTTACCGAAGGACTCAACCTATACGATATCAGCTATACAATTCCTCTCAACGGTAATAATGATACCTTCAGTTTTCGCCTGAATAATGGTGATAGCCGCATTGTCACCGCAGATTTTCGCGACTTGAAGATTAGGAGTGAAACACAAACCTACTCTGTAAATTATCGTCGCCCCCTATATCGCCAACCGCAAACAGAGTTAGCCTTTAGTGTAGGATTAGATTTACGTCGTTCACAAACCTATCTACTAGATAATATCCCCTTTTCCTTTTCCCCTGGCGCAGAAAATGGCGAATCAAAAGTAACAGCAATTCGCTTCTCACAAGATTGGGTACAACGTGATTCTACAAAAGTTTTGGCGGCTCGTTCTCAATTTAGTCTGGGCATTGGGGCGTTTGATGCCACAGTCAATGATACTGGTACTGATGGACGCTTCTTGTCATGGTTAGGTCAATTTCAATGGGTACAATTATTATCATCACGTACATTACTAGTCACCAGAGTTAACGCGCAACTGACACCAGACTCTTTACTCTCCCTAGAAAAGTTTAGTATTGGTGGAGTTGATACCGTTCGTGGCTACACCCAAAACAAACTGGTAGCCGACAATGGTTTTACAACTTCTGTAGAACTGCGTACTCCTTTACTAGCCAATTCCAATGCTTTACAAATAGCACCTTTTTTTGATATCGGTACAGTGTGGAATAGTCGTAGTCCTAATGTGCGATCGCAGACTATTTCTAGCTTTGGCTTAGGCTTACTTTGGCAACCTAGCCGCAATCTCAACCTGCGTTTAGATTATGGTATCCCCTTAACAGATGTGAATGATAAAGGAGATACCCTACAAGATAACGGTTTTACCTTTTCCTTACGATATCAGGCATTTTAG
- a CDS encoding DUF928 domain-containing protein: MIEEKKLQKYKLTINNHLFTIISLCLLLFFTSIALADFKPINRKPAGDYSRSGGRRGCEIESSAKIPLTLLAPQTYVGYTASLRPTFTGYVSSSQKLELRIFELIPNQDPKPIGKEFVKDVQPGIFQISFPEEYPNLTVGKTYLWQLSKTCLEVKIDESAELIVAEIPSTLEKKLSATSSKLEKVNLYAEGGFWYDALNEALQLANTKKLGKRGASLVRDFAKYELARDAKEEVAVKERVQYLQKIAVQEQD, encoded by the coding sequence ATGATTGAAGAAAAGAAGTTACAGAAATATAAGCTTACCATCAATAATCACTTATTTACTATCATTAGCTTGTGCTTATTACTATTTTTTACATCAATTGCTTTGGCGGATTTTAAGCCAATTAATCGTAAACCAGCAGGTGATTACAGCAGGAGTGGCGGAAGGAGAGGATGTGAAATCGAATCAAGCGCAAAAATACCTCTAACTTTACTTGCGCCGCAGACATATGTTGGATACACAGCTTCTTTACGTCCTACTTTTACGGGTTATGTTTCCAGTTCTCAGAAACTAGAGTTGAGAATTTTTGAATTAATTCCCAATCAAGATCCAAAGCCGATAGGTAAGGAATTTGTAAAAGATGTTCAACCAGGAATTTTTCAAATATCTTTTCCTGAAGAATATCCTAATTTAACTGTGGGTAAAACATATCTTTGGCAATTAAGTAAAACTTGTCTGGAGGTAAAGATAGACGAATCAGCAGAATTGATTGTTGCAGAAATTCCGTCTACGCTTGAAAAGAAATTGTCTGCCACAAGTAGTAAGTTAGAAAAAGTGAATCTCTATGCTGAAGGAGGTTTCTGGTATGATGCTTTAAATGAAGCTTTGCAGTTAGCAAATACTAAAAAGTTAGGTAAGCGGGGTGCAAGTTTAGTCAGAGATTTTGCTAAATATGAGTTAGCAAGAGATGCAAAAGAAGAAGTTGCAGTAAAAGAAAGGGTACAATATTTACAAAAAATTGCTGTTCAAGAACAAGATTAG
- a CDS encoding DUF4870 domain-containing protein — translation MQATFDSDKRKLLSSLCHGAIFFSTALFSIGVPIVINLLSDDPVVKSNAKESINFHFNVWFWATVIGVPLAVLSWLTFGLGGIIFFPVVALGFALHWGLTIWAIFHCLSQPDEPFRYPFTFRIF, via the coding sequence ATGCAAGCAACATTTGATTCTGATAAACGCAAATTGCTATCATCTCTGTGTCATGGGGCGATTTTCTTTAGTACAGCATTATTTTCTATAGGCGTTCCCATTGTCATTAATTTATTATCTGATGACCCAGTAGTTAAAAGTAATGCCAAAGAATCTATTAATTTTCACTTTAATGTTTGGTTCTGGGCTACTGTAATTGGCGTACCATTAGCAGTTTTATCTTGGCTAACTTTTGGCCTCGGTGGAATTATATTCTTTCCCGTAGTTGCTTTGGGTTTTGCTCTGCATTGGGGACTAACAATTTGGGCGATTTTCCACTGTTTAAGTCAGCCTGATGAACCTTTCCGTTATCCGTTTACTTTTAGGATTTTCTAA
- a CDS encoding CHAT domain-containing protein, translating to MFNKLHKSTTIYWQRILFFGSLSLCLLLSNLHLASSVNAQTSDAAQLVNLGITSYKQGNFPATIEPWKEAINLYQKNNDLQNVAIINENLARVSHQLGQTSETLNYWEKVIAYYRTQNNLQKVGRVLTEIAQVYSNLGQAKKAVSLICGTTDISACPNGSALQIAQQQKDKLGEIAALGSLGEAYRLQGNYDLAIKSLETAKKYQNPTYNVAIFNSLGNAHASLAQLWQLRTKSAEQYKRLSSGDFRQKASDNYKKAQEYFLESIKIARQQDDKKSELKSHLNLIKLAYLNIDKNTLDTSKVTTNIQQAGEILTQLPDSTDKVYAAIDLANLPAFDLEATSPLIENCQSRRLPEAQVTQLFNQAIEIAQSLQDARSQSYALGAFGHFYECRKNWKLALNLTNQAIWLADDKRQNKDSLYLWEWQAGRILEEQGKTNEALEFYQRAYNTLEELRNDILTSNRDFQFDFRDVIEPVYRQLAEIQLNLATSATKNTKTNQQQLSSALATINALRLAEIQNYFGNDCILANINNTNQQLTDDTAVISSIIFGNKTGIIINLPNQEEYIHWINKDRKVFNDEIANFRKDLLNTSDIVYNTASSENLYDLLIKPLEKYLVAQQIKTLVFVQDSFLRNVPMAALYDKQQKKYLIEKYAVATTSSLQLTNQKKSNLQTSDRALVLALSKEAQIDNQSWRALYQVPNEIKEIQKIFLNSKKLENEEFNQKNLETEIKKQAYPIIHISTHAQFGIIPEDTFLVAGNNQKLTINDLEKLLRQAGNISNSVELLALTACETATGDDRATLGLAGVALQAGAKSALASLWTVYDESTADLIADFYKQLRNSRMSKAQALQAAQIKLINAKKILSINDRYTHPYYWSGFILIGNWL from the coding sequence GTGTTTAATAAACTTCATAAATCAACCACTATCTACTGGCAGAGGATATTATTTTTCGGCAGTTTGAGTTTATGCCTATTATTAAGTAACTTACATTTAGCATCATCTGTTAACGCTCAAACCTCTGATGCTGCTCAATTAGTGAATTTAGGCATTACCAGTTATAAACAAGGGAACTTTCCTGCTACTATCGAACCTTGGAAGGAAGCTATTAATTTATATCAAAAGAATAATGACTTGCAGAATGTAGCCATTATTAATGAAAATTTAGCTAGAGTTTCTCACCAGTTAGGGCAAACCTCAGAAACTTTAAACTATTGGGAAAAAGTAATAGCTTATTATCGCACTCAAAATAACCTACAAAAAGTCGGTAGAGTGTTAACTGAAATAGCACAAGTTTATAGTAATTTAGGACAAGCAAAAAAAGCAGTTAGTCTAATATGCGGAACAACAGATATATCAGCTTGTCCAAACGGCAGTGCTTTGCAAATTGCCCAGCAACAAAAAGATAAACTAGGGGAAATAGCAGCTTTGGGTAGTTTAGGTGAGGCTTACCGTCTTCAAGGTAATTATGATTTAGCAATTAAATCTTTAGAAACTGCCAAAAAATATCAAAATCCAACTTATAACGTTGCAATCTTCAATAGTTTAGGTAATGCTCATGCTAGTCTCGCTCAACTTTGGCAACTAAGAACTAAATCTGCTGAACAATATAAAAGACTTAGTTCTGGTGATTTTCGTCAAAAAGCTAGTGATAATTATAAAAAAGCTCAAGAATATTTCCTTGAGAGTATTAAAATAGCCCGTCAACAAGATGATAAGAAATCTGAATTAAAAAGCCATCTAAATTTAATTAAACTAGCTTACCTGAACATAGATAAAAATACACTCGATACCAGCAAAGTGACAACAAATATCCAACAAGCTGGAGAAATTTTGACTCAATTACCAGATTCTACTGATAAAGTATATGCAGCAATTGATTTAGCTAATTTACCTGCGTTTGATTTAGAAGCTACTTCACCACTAATTGAAAATTGCCAATCTAGAAGATTGCCAGAAGCACAAGTAACACAACTATTCAACCAAGCTATAGAAATTGCTCAAAGTTTACAAGATGCACGTTCTCAGTCTTATGCTTTAGGAGCTTTTGGTCATTTCTATGAGTGTAGAAAAAATTGGAAATTAGCTTTAAATTTGACTAATCAGGCAATTTGGTTAGCTGATGATAAACGGCAAAATAAAGATAGTTTATACCTATGGGAATGGCAAGCAGGCAGAATTTTAGAAGAGCAAGGTAAAACTAATGAGGCGTTGGAATTTTATCAAAGGGCGTATAATACTTTAGAAGAATTACGCAATGATATTTTAACTAGTAATCGAGATTTTCAATTTGATTTCCGCGATGTCATTGAACCAGTATATCGGCAATTAGCAGAAATTCAATTAAATTTAGCTACATCTGCAACAAAAAACACTAAAACAAATCAGCAACAATTAAGTAGTGCTTTAGCAACTATAAATGCTCTCAGGTTAGCAGAAATCCAAAACTATTTCGGCAATGACTGCATCCTGGCTAATATTAACAATACTAATCAGCAATTGACAGATGATACTGCGGTAATTAGCTCTATTATCTTTGGCAATAAAACAGGAATCATCATAAATTTACCAAATCAGGAAGAATATATACACTGGATAAATAAAGATAGAAAAGTTTTTAATGATGAAATTGCCAATTTTCGCAAAGATTTGTTAAATACATCGGACATAGTTTATAACACAGCATCATCAGAGAATCTTTATGATTTGCTAATTAAACCACTAGAAAAATATTTGGTAGCGCAACAGATTAAAACCTTAGTATTTGTCCAGGACAGCTTTTTACGTAATGTGCCGATGGCCGCGCTGTATGACAAACAACAAAAGAAATATTTAATAGAAAAATATGCTGTTGCCACAACTTCTAGTTTACAGCTAACTAACCAGAAAAAGAGTAATTTACAAACTAGCGATCGCGCTCTGGTTTTAGCTCTCAGTAAAGAAGCTCAAATTGATAACCAATCCTGGAGAGCATTATACCAAGTTCCTAACGAAATTAAGGAAATTCAAAAGATATTTTTAAATAGTAAAAAGTTGGAAAATGAGGAATTTAATCAAAAAAATCTAGAAACAGAAATTAAAAAACAAGCTTACCCAATTATTCATATATCCACTCATGCACAGTTTGGAATTATCCCAGAAGATACATTTTTAGTAGCTGGGAATAATCAAAAACTCACAATTAACGACCTAGAGAAGTTATTACGTCAGGCTGGGAATATTTCTAACTCTGTGGAACTCTTAGCATTAACAGCTTGTGAAACTGCAACAGGTGATGACCGTGCAACATTAGGTTTAGCAGGTGTAGCTTTGCAAGCCGGCGCAAAAAGTGCTTTAGCTTCCTTGTGGACTGTATATGATGAATCTACTGCTGACTTAATTGCTGACTTTTATAAGCAATTACGTAACTCTAGAATGAGTAAAGCACAAGCTCTACAAGCAGCACAAATAAAACTAATTAATGCCAAAAAAATACTAAGTATTAATGATAGATACACACATCCATACTATTGGTCAGGATTTATTCTGATTGGCAATTGGTTATAA
- a CDS encoding ATP-binding protein, with the protein MVSNPFVPRYLIGRQAELEQVSTVLAQDGDLMVAGVSGNGRRSLIRWAAQKIGARVLEIDCLRATTSSRFLELLAEGLVEMFSHPAEIELIQRWSTEHPLILEQYLTRRTRLVWHVPSQDNWLIFQALLTLPQIMAEWLDCRVVLVFQNFPHIRSWDRTGKWEDYLRQEVEQQNRVSYVLIATVPEPWVYKSNLHIVTLAPLEREDLQSWVINAMAAEGLKFEVDSQALNMYLNYVQGHLGDAIALARRIWLDCRAFAKTKPEGAKSGDNSSSAIAYPFADELIQTHHVHRSALSLVEDLSLTFESLLLLLPPIQARVLESLALDPTDSPHSRDYIEKHQLSRGGGLQGALAGLEQKGLVYGSKYGYRLAMPLLGFWLKHRLS; encoded by the coding sequence ATGGTCAGTAATCCTTTTGTCCCTCGATATCTGATTGGCAGGCAGGCAGAACTAGAGCAAGTAAGCACAGTTCTGGCTCAGGATGGTGACTTGATGGTGGCAGGGGTTTCAGGGAATGGACGGCGATCGCTCATTCGCTGGGCTGCGCAAAAAATAGGAGCTAGGGTTTTAGAAATTGATTGTTTGCGTGCGACTACTTCTTCTCGCTTTTTGGAACTGTTGGCGGAAGGACTAGTGGAAATGTTCTCCCATCCAGCAGAAATAGAACTGATCCAAAGATGGAGTACTGAACATCCGTTGATTCTGGAACAGTATTTGACGCGACGCACTCGCCTAGTGTGGCACGTTCCATCTCAGGATAACTGGCTCATTTTCCAGGCTCTGTTGACCCTGCCACAAATCATGGCAGAATGGCTAGATTGTCGAGTTGTGTTGGTTTTTCAAAATTTTCCTCACATCCGTTCTTGGGATCGAACGGGGAAGTGGGAAGATTACTTACGCCAGGAAGTTGAACAGCAAAACCGTGTCAGTTATGTGCTGATTGCTACGGTTCCAGAACCTTGGGTTTATAAGAGTAATTTGCATATTGTTACCCTAGCGCCTCTGGAGCGCGAAGACTTGCAATCCTGGGTAATTAATGCAATGGCAGCAGAAGGACTCAAGTTTGAAGTAGATAGTCAAGCACTAAATATGTATCTCAACTATGTGCAAGGACATCTTGGCGATGCGATCGCTCTAGCCCGGCGCATTTGGCTAGATTGTCGAGCTTTTGCCAAAACCAAACCGGAAGGTGCTAAATCTGGTGATAATTCATCATCGGCGATCGCTTATCCATTTGCCGACGAATTGATTCAAACTCACCATGTCCATCGCAGTGCTTTGAGTTTAGTGGAAGATTTATCTCTCACCTTTGAGTCTTTGCTATTACTGCTTCCACCCATTCAGGCGCGTGTTTTAGAAAGTCTGGCACTTGACCCCACTGATAGCCCTCACTCACGCGATTATATTGAAAAACACCAACTTTCTCGAGGTGGAGGTTTGCAAGGGGCGCTGGCTGGACTGGAACAGAAAGGACTGGTTTATGGTTCAAAATATGGCTATCGCCTTGCTATGCCGCTTTTAGGATTCTGGCTGAAGCATCGTCTTAGCTAA